The DNA sequence TCGTGGCGTTGCCCACCACCGAGGGCGGGTTGCCGCCGAACCATGGTGCCTTCGGTCTGGACCTGGCCTTTGTGGCTCAGGCGTTGCAGGCCGCCAACAACGATGCTTCTTCGCCCTTCTTCGGCAAGGTGGCACCTGCCACGGCGCTTATGGGGCACAGCATGGGCGGCGGGGCGAGCTTTCTGGGCGCGGCCAACAACAGCAACATACAGACGGTGGTGAATTACGCGGCGGCGGAAACGAACCCCAGCGCCGTGACCGCCGCGGGCAGCACGCTCGTACCCACTCTGGTCTTCGCCGGCAACAATGATTGTGTGACCCCGCCCGCCCAGCACCAGCTGCCCATGTACCAGGCACTCACCGTGCCCTGCCGCGCCTATGTGAACATCACGGGAGCGAGCCATTGTCAATTCGCCCAGCAGGACTTCACCTGCGGCCTGGGCGAGATCGGTTGCTCGGCGGGCATCAGCCGCTCCGCACAACATGCCGTGATGAACGACTTCGCCGGGCTGTGGCTGGACCATTTCCTGAAAGGGGTGCCCGGTGCCTTGGCCGCCATGATCGACAGCCTTTCCACGACCAGCCGCGCTGTGACCGATTACACCTGTCTGCTGACCGGGGTAGAGGAGGTCACGAAGCCCGGTCTGACCCTCGCCCCTGTGCCGGCGGTTGATATGCTTCGTGTGTTCGGCGCTGCTCCAGGCGCGGTCGTGACCGTGATGGACCTCACCGGCCGGGCCGTGCTGCCCCTGCGCACGCTGCCCCAGGATGGGGTGCTGGACACGCGGGACTTGAACACCGGCACCTACGTGCTCATGGTGGTGGAGGGCGGACAGCGCATCATGCGTTCCTTTGTGGTGGCGCGCTGATCGTGGCTTCAAGGCATGGTCCTGGCGTGGCCAGCGGTATGCGGATATCGCTGCTTCTCCTCCTGGTCCTGTCGGGCATCCGTTCGGAGGCCCAGGACAGACGTCTGTTGCGTATGCAGGAAAGCACGGTCGTCTTCGTCAGTGAAGCACCATTGGAGCGGATCTCCGCCATCAACCGTCGTTCCTCCGGGATCATCGACATGGCGGCCCGCACTTTCGCGGTGCAGGTGCCTGTGGCCGATTTCGAAGGCTTCAATTCTCCACTGCAGCGGGAGCATTTCAAGGAGAACTACATGGATGAGCGGGCCTGGCCCAACGCCCTCTTCCAAGGGAGGATCATCGAGGATGTGGACCTTTCAGCGCCGGGCGTTCATGAGGTCCGTGCGAAAGGCAGGCTGAACATCCGTGGCGTGGTCGTGGAGCGCATCGTGCCCTGCCGCTTGCGGGTGACGGTCGCCGGGGTACGTGTGGAATGCGACATGGAAGTGCCCTTGGATGACCACGGGATACGTGTGCCGCGCGTGGTGCGGCAGAAGATCGCGCCCGTGGTGCACATTCGTGTGGACGCCCTGTTCACGGAAGCATCGCCCAAGCCATGAGGGTCACGGCCTGGCTGGGCATCCTGCTGTTGGCGCCATCGTTCGCCCAGTTCCCGCAGGTGCGTACCCAGGAGGTGCGCATGGGCCAGCAGCGGCCCGCCATACACCGCATCGCGCAGGATGCCCTGGGTCTCGTATGGATCGGATCGGACAAGGGCCTGCTGCGTACCGATGGGGAACAGGTGGAGGTGATGTTGCGTACGGATCCAGCCTCGGTCACCGCACTGGCCGCGGCCGACAATGGCGTGGTGGCCGCGTTGTCCGACGGCCGCATCGTGCGCTGCGATGGAAGAAGCTGCGAGGCCACACCGCTGGGGGCTTCCCTGATCGATACACCCGCCAGGGGAATCCTGTACATGCCGGACGGCGCATTGCTCCTGGGTACCTATGGGGCAGGACTGTGGATCCTGCGTGAAGGCCGCATCCTGCGTGTGACCGAGAAGGATGGTCTGCCCGATGACCACGTGAACGGCCTGTGCCTGCTTGATGATGGCGCTGTGGTGGCCGCCACCGACCAGGGTCTGGCCCTGTTGCGCGACGACCGGGTGACGCAGGTGTACGGCGAGGCGGAGGGCGCTCCGGACAACCTGGTGCTTTCGGTGACCACCGATGGAACACGGGTATGGGCCGGCACCGATCGCCACGGGCCCTTTCGCTGGGACCCGCGCACCGATACCCATGCCCTGCACCAGCCGTTGGAGACCTGGGGCCATGGAGCGGTGGTGGCCATCGCCGTGCAGGGCGGCCAGTTGTGGCTTGGTACGGACCGCGAGGGTCTGCTCCTTCATGAATACTCGCCATCGGCAGGTGCTGGTGCACCACCCCTGTTGCGGCGTGAACCGGAAGCCACCGGCCACGGTGTGCACGACCTTTTCGTGGATCGCGATGGGGCCGCGTGGTGGTGCCGTGGCACCGAACGCCTGCACCGCGCCGATCCCCGGGTGCTTGTGATCGCCGACCACGAAGGGGTGGACCTGCGGCGGATCACCGCCATCACGGTGGACAGGCAGGAGCGCATCTGGTTCGCCACGCAGGAAGGGCTGTTCCATCATCCTGCCGCTTTCGCCGAAGGACACAGCATGGGCAGAACAGCGGTCCGGACCGATCCGCGCAAGCCCATCGTATCGCTCACGGCCGCGGAGGATGGCACCGTATGGGCGGCGACCTTCGGCGATGGTGTCATCGCGATGTCCCCGGATGGGCGCGTCCGGCGACATATTTCGCGCGAAAGTGGCATCGATGATGACGTGCTTGTGGCACGCGCCCGGGGCGACACCGTCTGGTTCGGCACCCTGAGCGGTGTGCTGGAATGGCGCGATGGCCGCTTCCATCGGCATGATCTGCCCGGCACCGGATTCGTGTACGATGTGCTCCCGCTACCCCGTGGCGAGGTGCTCGCCGCCACCGACGGCGATGGCGTGGTGCGGTACCGGGATGGAGCATGGCAGGTGGTCCCTTCGCCGCACCGCACCTTCTACACCCTGCTGCGCGACGGGGAAAGACGTACCTGGGCCGCTGGTCCGGGCACCGGCCTGTGTGAGGTGATGACCGACGGTGTTCGCTGTGCAGGCCAGGACCTCGTTCCATTCGATGGTGACCTCTTCGCGCTGGGTCGCCTCGGAAGCATGATCGCCGCTTTCGGCAGCACCGGCATCGCCGCGTTCGACCCAGGAGCCAACGCATGGTCGGACCTGGGCATCATGCTCGGCCTGGGTCCCTTGGACGCCGAGTTGAACAATGCCTGTGATGATGCCACCGGCGCGCTATGGCTGGCCAGCACCAGTGGACTCGTGCGTATCAGGTCCACGAACCAGGCACTGACACGTGGCATACCCACGGTCATCACCGCCATGCTCATCGGCAACGAATCCGTGGGACCTGTCAGCCATTGGACCACCCCGCACGACCGCAATGACATCACCTTCCACTTCACCGGACTGCACTACGCCGATCCCGGTGCATTGCGGTTCGAGGTGCGGCTGCTGGGGCATGATGACCGCGGTTTCATCACGCGGGACCGCGCCTCGGCCTGGTCCGCGCTTCCTCCCGGTGAATATCGTTTCCAGGTAAGGGCCTTCATCGGAGAGGCGCCAACGGTGGACAATTGGGCCGAGGTGACCTGGGTGGTGCGGCCGCCCTGGTGGCGCCGGCCATGGGTGATCGTTCTGGCCGTGCTGTCCATCGCCACGCTGGTGACCGCATCGGTGCGTGCGCGTGAGAAACGCCTGCGCGAACGCGAGCGCATGCGGCGCGAGCAGGTGCGCTTCCAACTCGATGCGCTGCGCAGCCAGGTGGACCCGCACTTCCTCTTCAACAGCTTCAACGCCCTGGTTGAACTGATCGAGACCGATCCCGGCAAGGCCGTGGAGCATGTGGAGCTGCTCAGCGTCTTCTTCCGCAACATCCTGCAGGTGCGCGACCGGGAGCGCATCACCCTGGCCGAGGAGATCGCACTGCTGCGCACCTATTTCGCCTTGGAGCAGCGCCGCTTCGGTGATACCATCGCCATGGAGTTGCAGGTGGATGATGCCGCGAGAACGAAGGGGATCGTGCCGCTGACGCTCCAACTGCTGGTGGAGAACGCCCTGAAGCACAACATCATCGCCGGTGACAGGGTATTCACCATCCACGTGCGCGCCACACCGTCGCATGTGGAGGTGGAGAACCCGCTGGTCCCGCGCCTGTCCCCGCCACGCTCCACAGGCTTCGGCTTGGAGAGCATCACCAAGCGCTACGCGGCGCTCACCACCCGCCCGGTGGAAGTGGTGCGCAGCGCCAGCGATTTCCTGGTGCGGATACCTTTGCTTGGACCGCGGCCATGAGGATCCTGATCATCGAGGACGAACCGGCGGCCGTGAGCCGCCTGCGCAAACTGCTGGTGAAGTGCGACCCCGGCGTGGACGTGGTGGCCGATCTGCCCAGCGTCTCCGCAGCGGTGCGTTGGTTCAAGGAGCATGACGCACCCGACCTGGCCTTTTTCGATGTACGTCTGGCCGATGGCGACAGCTTCGAGATCTTCCGCCGTGTGGATGTGCCATGCCCGGTGGTGTTCACCACGGCCTTTGATGCGCATGCGCTGGAGGCCTTCCGTGTGAACGCGCTGGATTACCTGTTGAAGCCCATCCAGGCCGATGATCTGGGCCAGGCACTGGAGCGGGCACAGCGCCTTCGTATGGTGCGCGATCACCAGGCCATGGATCTGGCGCGGCCAACCACCGCTGCCGCCACCCCCGTGCGCCGATTCCTCATCCGCTATGGCGAGCACTTCAAAGTGGTGGAACCGGACGACATCGCGTACGTCCATTCCCTGCTCAAGAACACCTTCCTGCGCACCCGGGAAGGGCGCGACCTGCCGCTGGATGAAAGTCTGGATAAGTTGGAGAAGCAACTCGACCCCTCGCACTTCTTCCGGTTGAACCGCCAGTTGATCGTGAACGTGCACAGCATCAAGGAGCTTCTGGCCTACAGCAAGAGCCGCGTGAAGGTGTTGTTGGACCCGCCCTATGATGACGACGCCATCGTGAGCAGCGAGCGCAGTGCGGCGTTCAAACGCTGGCTCGCGGGCGGGTAGTACGGATCACCGCTCCATCGGCCATTCTGCCCGCTCCATCGGTTTCCATGATGCCGGCCCGTCGGCCCATCCCCAGCTTCACACCATGGCGAAGAAACGCCGCGAAGCCATGGACCCGCTCACACTCCTCGACCCCCGGGACCTCGATCGGCTGCTGACCACCGATGCGCCCCGTCTGCCCGGTACCATCATGCGCCTGAACCACGCACCGCGCTACCACAACCTGCTCGATGCCATCGCCATCACCTGCCGGGTGCTGGAGCTGCGCAAGAAGATCGATGACAGGTCCTCCAAGGACCAATAAGGGGGATCCGGATGCCGGTCAGATTTCCGCTGGACACGACCATGCTCCCGCCAAAGGCCACACCACCCATGGATCAACGGCGAACGACCTTCATTGGAACCATGGCCGACCAGGCGATGGCGGTTCCATTGGGCCGGACCGGGTCATTCCCGTTCCATCGCCATCATTTCCCGTTTCGTCATCATGGGACGAACATGGTTGGCGATGGTGGGTACCTTTGATGTACAAGTGAACGGAACGCGTATCCTCCGACAAGTCCGCATGAACATGATGACCTCCATGGGAACCGGTCGCCTGAAGCTGCTCTTGCCCGCAGCGCTCGCCTTGGTCATCGCGCTGCCTTCCTGCAAGCACGAACCACAACTGGAGCCGCTGGTGCCACTTGTGGATGACAATGGTGAGGAGCCGTGCGACCCGAATGTGGTCTACTTCCAGCAGCAGGTGCTTCCGATCCTGCTGAGCAACTGCGCCGTGCCTGGCTGCCACAACCTGCCCACGGACGAGAACGACGACATCCAGATCACCAGCTACGAGACCCTCATGGGCAGCGGCATCGTGCAGGATGGCGACTTCTGGGAGGTGATCACCGACAACGATCCGGACAAGCGCATGCCGCCCCCGCCGCAGAACCCGCTGAGCCCGGAGCAACTCGCGATCATCTACCAATGGTTGCAGCAGGGCGCCCAGAATACCAGTTGCGCGAACGCCGGTTGCGATACGTTGAACGTGACCTACGCCCTTACCATCGTTCCCTTGGTGCAGCAGAAATGCCTGGGATGCCACAGCGGCGGCGCGCCGCAGGGCGGACTGGACCTTTCCACTTGGTCCACCCTCAACGCCTTGGCGCAGGATGGGCGCCTGAACGCCTCCATCACGCATGACCCCTTCGGGGTGCCCATGCCGCCCAGTGCACCGATGCTGCCGGTCTGTGATATCCGCAAGTTCCAACTCTGGATCGCCGATGGCGCGCCAAACAACTGATCCGATGCGCCACCTGATCGCGACGATGTTCCTGTTGTCCATCGGCGCCACGAGCTGCTACTACGACAATGAGGAGGAGCTCTATCCCTTCGCCTTCTGCGATACCCAGAATGTGAGCTGGAGCCAGGATATCCGACCCATCATCCAAGCCCGATGCGCCACTCCGGGTTGCCACGTCACAGGAGCACAGGCACCGGACCTGACCACCTACGCCGGAGTGAAGCAACAAGCGGACGCGGGCCGCATCAAGGCACGTGTCATCGACCGGACACCCAGCGTGATGCCGCCAGGCGGAGCCCTGCCCGGCTGCGACCTGCAGCAGGTAACGGCCTGGCTGGCGGCGGGGGCACCAGAGAACTGAAGCCATGAAGATCAAGACCATGATAGCCGTAGGAGCCACCGTGGCCGTGGTGGCCGGAGTGTTCGCCTGGCGCGAATACAGCCGCGGTCACCAGGACAGCGCCAAACGCAAGGCCGCCGCCGCCATCACCGCGCCCGAACTGCTGGAGGCCTTCCGCGCCGATGAGGCCGCCGCCACGGCACGTTTCGTGGGCACCACCGAACAGGTCATCGAGGTCAGCGGTGTCATCCGCGAAATGGGGCAGGAGGCCGATGGACGCTGGAACGTTACGCTCGAGACCAACGACGATCCCGGCATCGAATGTGAATTCGCTACCGCGGTTCCCAGTGTCTGGACAGCTGGCCGACAGGTGACCCTGAAGGGGGTCTGCACGGGCATGGACGACCTCTTCGGGCACATCCTCATGCAACGTTGCGCTGCCGTGGAATGATGGCATGGACTTCGCCTATGGCCACCGGCCACTAAGACCAAACAACAAGATCGACATGAACCTCCGAAACATCCTCTTCGCCGCGGCATCGCTGCCACTGCTCGCTTCCGCCCAGGAGCGCTATTCCACGCGCAACGGGCTCATCAGCTTCTTCTCCGAAACGCCCGTGGAGAACATCGAGGCGCACAACCGAAAGGTGAGCAGCGTGATCGATATCACCACAGGTGCCATGCAGTTCGCCGTGGTCATCAAGTCCTTCGAGTTCGACAAGGCCCTGATGCAGGAGCACTTCAACGAGAACTACATGGAGAGCAACACCTTCCCGAAGGCCGACTTCAAGGGCAAGGTGACGGGCTTCGGCGCCGAGCAGCTGGCCTCCCCGGGCGAGTACAAGGTGACCGTTGACGGGGATCTGACCATCCACGGCGTCACGCGCCAGGTGAGCCATCCTGGCACGATCACGGTGAACAAGGACGGTACCCTTAAGGCCGTGAGCGACTTCGTCGTGAAGCCCGAGGACCACGGCATCAAGATCCCCGGTGTGGTGCGCAAGAACATCGCCGAGGAGATCGCCGTGAAGGTGCGCATGGACTACACCAAGATGTAGGTCTATCTTCACCTGTGCACATGTTCCACACCACGATGCCCTCCAGACGACCCGCGTGCACCTTCGTGTTGGCGTTGATCGCCGTGCTCGCCTCGGCGCCCATCAACGCACAGGATGACGACCTCTTGAGCCTTTTGGGCGAGGAGGAGGCGGAGCCGGAGTACACCCTGGCCGCTTTCAAGACCACGCGGGTGATCAACGGGCACAGCTTGGAGAACACGCACCATGGTGTGCTCGACTTCAGGATCGGCCACCGGTTCGGTTTCGTGAACGGGGGCTTCGATGAGTTCTTCGGCCTGGACGGTGCCACCGTGCGCCTGGGCCTGGACTATGGCGTGAACGAGAAGCTCATGGTGGGCATTGGCCGCAGCAGCTACCAGAAGACCGTTGACGGCTTTGTGAAGTACAAGTTCCTGCGGCAGTGCGACAGTGGCTGCGAGATGCCCATCACCCTCGCCGTGGTGGCATCCTCATCCATGACCACATTGCGCAGCACCGCGCTGCCCTGGTACGATCCCGCCCGGGAGGACTATTTCACCCATCGCCTGGGCTATTCCTTCCAGTTGATCGTGGGCCGCAAGTTCAGCGAATCGTTCAGCGTACAACTCAACCCCGGTGTGGTGCACCGCAACCTGGTCACTTCAGTGGACGACCCGAATGATGTGGTCCACATCAGTGGTGCGGCACGCGGGAAGCTCACCAAGCGCATCGCCCTCAACGCCGAATACTTCTACGTGCTTCCCGATCAGTTGCCGGAGTCCGCACGCAACAGCCTGTCTGTGGGTTTCGACATCGAGACCGGTGGGCACGTCTTCCAGTTGCACTTCACCAACAGCACCGCCATGTTCGAGCGGGGCTTCATCACGGAGACCGTCGGGGACTGGGGCAAGGGCGACATCCACTTCGGATTCAACATCTCGCGGGTCTTCACCTTGCACAACCCGCGCAAGCCGAAAGTGGACTGATCTCAGGCTTGGGCCGATACGGCCTCGCGCACCAGCAGGTATTCCGCCAGGTTCTCCGGCTCCAGTACGCCCACCACGCGTCCGTCCTGCTCCACGGGTACGCATCGGTGCTGGCCGGTGAGCAGTTTGGTGCAGGCTTCGTGCGCCGGTTCGTCCGGCGATGCGGCCTGTACAGCGGCAGGGGACAGATCACCCAAGGGCACATGCCTGCGGTCCTCGCTCAGGGCTTGGATCAGGTCGCGCCGGGTGAGCACGCCCAGGCAACGCTCGCCATCCATCACCAGCAGGTCGCTGTCGCCTCCGGCGAGCAGCTCACGCACGGCCTGGTCCACGGTGGCCGTGGCGGACATGGCCCAGAAGCGGGTGCGCATCACATCGCGCACGGGCACCCCGCGCAGGGCCGTCTGCTGGCGTACCATGCGCGATTCGGCCCCGGCGGCGAAGAAGATGAACACACCGATGAGCGCCAGGAAGGGGTGCCGCATCATGAAAGCGACGAGGACGAAGCCGATCGCCAGCAGGCGGCCCAGCCCGGCCGCGATTCGGGTGGCGCGGTCGCGGGGCAGGAACATGCCCAATAGCGAGCGCAGGATGCGGCCACCGTCCATGGGGAAGGCCGGGATGAGGTTGAAGAGGAAGAGCCACTGGTTCATGAAGAGCAGCACCAGCAGCACGCCGGCCACATGGCGCGGGCGCATCAACTCCTCGGGGTCCTCCGGTACCGCGTAGCCGGGGAAGAACAGGGCCAGCGCCAACCAGGCGAGCAGGGCGATCACCAGGTTCACCGCAGGGCCCGCCACGGTGATCCAGAACTCCTTGCGGGGTTCCTCAGGCATGCGTTCCAGGCTGGCCATGCCGCCAATGGGCAACAGGGTGATGTCGCGGGTGCGGATGCCGAAGCCTTGCGCGGTCAGGGCGTGTCCGAATTCATGCAGCACCACGCAGGCGAAGACCATGAGCACCAGGCCGATCATGACCAGGATGTCGCGTGGTGCCAGACCGCCGCTCAGGCCCACCCAGGTGATGTAGCCGGGCAGAAGGAGGAAGCTCCAGTGGACATAGACCCGGATACCCCGGAAAGTGAACAGGGCGGCCGAGCCGCGCAGGGTGGGCGCCTGTGCCGGGGTGGCGGCCATCAGTGCGAGGCCTGCTGCAGCACCAGCATGGGGATGTGCGTGTGCATGGCCAGTTTGGTGGAGGTGCTGCGGTGGAAGAGTTGCTCGAAGAGACCGCGCTGCCGGTGGGTCACCACCACCAGGTCGGCATCGCTCTGGTCGGCCATGTCGTGCAGGGCGGTGTTCACATTCTCGCCACTGATGAAGTGGTGGCTGTGCGGAATGGCGCCCATGACCTCATCGTAAAGAGCGGCGGGCCCGGGATCGGCGGCATCATCCTCGCGTTCCACCACCCGCACGATCATCACTTCGGCCTGCGACCAGCGGGCGATGTCCAGCAGCACCTTCAAGGTGGTCTTGTCCACGGGGCCACCATCCTCGGCCAGCACGATGCGGCGTGGGGTGCGGTAACGTGCGTCCTGGGGCACGGCCAGCACGGGCAGCCCCCCATGCTTGATCACATCGGCGGTGTTGCTGCCCATGAGCACCTCCTTGAGACCGCTGGCGCCCTGGGTACCCATCACCACCAGTTTAGGGGCGTCCTCGTCCTGGGCGAAGCGCGATACCACCAAGGGCAGGTCGCCATGTTCGCAGGCGGTGCGTATCTCGGCCTTGGCGGCTTCGGGGTGCTCTCCCTTGAGCTTCTCCACGAAGGCGTCGACACCTTCACGGGCTTCCTTGGCCAGCAGGTCATCGATGCTCCACATGGTGCTGGCCGCGCCACGTGGCAGCATGTACGCATTGAGCACGGTGAAGACGTTGCCTTCCGCGCCATGGAGTTGGATGGCGTACAGGGCGGCGTTCAGCGAATTGGTGCTGAAGTCCGTGGGGATGAGCACATGTGCCATGGCGCGCGGGAATGGGGTTGGGGTGGCTCAGTGGCCGTGGCCATCGCCGGAGGCCTTCTGGCCCGCGGAATCCACCAGGGCATAGCCGATGAAGACCAGGGCGATCAACGCCACGAAGCTGATGAGGCCCTTGATGTTGCCCACGCCGTCCGTGCTGAGTAGCGAGAACTGGAAGGGGATGAGGAAGGCGATGAGCCAGAGGGCGAGACCGATGTACTTCTTCATCGTGTTGTTTGCTTGTTCGGCCGCCAAATTACATGTTCGCCGTCATGGGGCGTGGCCGCCCACCCCGCAAGCGCCCAAGGTCCATGGTCATCTGTTGGCCAGAAGTTCGAGCCGGCGCTGGTCGGCGATGCGGATATCGCGTCCCTGGATGTTGATGAGGCCCTCGTCCTTCAGGTCGCCCAAGGTGCGTATGAGCGATTCGGTGGCCGTGCCCACGATGGTGGCGAGGTCCTCCCGGCTGATGCGCACACCCAGCCCGGGATCGTCCTGGCCGGCGTACCGCTGGTGCAAGCGCAGAAGGGCCTGTGCCACGCGCTGGCGTACACTGGCATAGGCCAGTTCCAACAGCCTTTGCTCACTTTCCTTCACCTCACGGCTCAGCATCTTGATGAAGCGGATGCTCACATCGCGGTCCTTGTAGAGCAGGGCCAGCAATTCCTCGCGGGGGATCACGGCCAGCTCACAGGGTTCAAGGGCCTCGGCGCTCTCGTTGCTGCGGCCGCCTTCCAGCACGGCCATGTGGCCCAGGAAATCGCCGGCACCGAGCAGGCCGGTCACCAGTTCCTTGCCGTCGTGGTTGATCTTGAAGGTGCGCACCTTGCCTTTTTGGATGAAGAAGACCGAACGCAGTTCGTCGCCTTCGTGGTAGATGGTCTCCTTGCGGTCCACCTGCCGGGTCTTGCGGTCCTTGGAGATCTCGTGCAGGGCGGCCACGCCGCGTGCGGTGTCGAGGAAATCATGGAGTCCCTCGGCGGTATGGTCGAAGCCCTTGCGGAAGGTGCCGCTGCGCTTCAAGCGCCCTTCGATGGCGTTGAGCAATTCGCTTTCCTCGAAGGGTTTGGTGATGTAGTCGTCCGCGCCGAGGTCCATGCCTTTGCGCACATCGCCGCGCTCGGCCTTGGCGCTGAGGAAGACGAAGGGCGTCTCGGCCGTGGCGGGGTCGCGCGAGAGGAGGTGCAGCACGCCGTAGCCGTCGAGTTCGGGCATCATGATGTCGCACAACACCAGGTCGGGGTTGTGTTTGCGGGCCAGTTCCACGCCACGGCGGCCGTTCTCGGCCCGCAGCACCTTGTAGTTGGCCAGTTCCAGGATCTCCGCGGTGTTCTCGCGCATGTCCTGGTCATCCTCGATCAACAGGATGGTCTTCATGGGGTGGGATGTTTTGGGGCAGTTCTGCGATGAAGGTGGAGCCCTGGCCTGGAGTGCTCTCGAAGCCGATGGTGCCGCCCATCAGGTCCAGGTAGCGGCGCACGAGGTTCAATCCGAGTCCGGTGCCCTGCACGGTGAAGGCGTTGCTGGCGCGGAAGAAGCGCTCAAAGAGGTGGTGCTGGTCCTCCACCGGAATGCCCATGCCCTGATCCTTCACGGTGATCGTGAGTTTCCCGTCGGCGATGGCGGTCTCCAGGTCGATGCGCTTGT is a window from the Flavobacteriales bacterium genome containing:
- a CDS encoding histidine kinase → MRVTAWLGILLLAPSFAQFPQVRTQEVRMGQQRPAIHRIAQDALGLVWIGSDKGLLRTDGEQVEVMLRTDPASVTALAAADNGVVAALSDGRIVRCDGRSCEATPLGASLIDTPARGILYMPDGALLLGTYGAGLWILREGRILRVTEKDGLPDDHVNGLCLLDDGAVVAATDQGLALLRDDRVTQVYGEAEGAPDNLVLSVTTDGTRVWAGTDRHGPFRWDPRTDTHALHQPLETWGHGAVVAIAVQGGQLWLGTDREGLLLHEYSPSAGAGAPPLLRREPEATGHGVHDLFVDRDGAAWWCRGTERLHRADPRVLVIADHEGVDLRRITAITVDRQERIWFATQEGLFHHPAAFAEGHSMGRTAVRTDPRKPIVSLTAAEDGTVWAATFGDGVIAMSPDGRVRRHISRESGIDDDVLVARARGDTVWFGTLSGVLEWRDGRFHRHDLPGTGFVYDVLPLPRGEVLAATDGDGVVRYRDGAWQVVPSPHRTFYTLLRDGERRTWAAGPGTGLCEVMTDGVRCAGQDLVPFDGDLFALGRLGSMIAAFGSTGIAAFDPGANAWSDLGIMLGLGPLDAELNNACDDATGALWLASTSGLVRIRSTNQALTRGIPTVITAMLIGNESVGPVSHWTTPHDRNDITFHFTGLHYADPGALRFEVRLLGHDDRGFITRDRASAWSALPPGEYRFQVRAFIGEAPTVDNWAEVTWVVRPPWWRRPWVIVLAVLSIATLVTASVRAREKRLRERERMRREQVRFQLDALRSQVDPHFLFNSFNALVELIETDPGKAVEHVELLSVFFRNILQVRDRERITLAEEIALLRTYFALEQRRFGDTIAMELQVDDAARTKGIVPLTLQLLVENALKHNIIAGDRVFTIHVRATPSHVEVENPLVPRLSPPRSTGFGLESITKRYAALTTRPVEVVRSASDFLVRIPLLGPRP
- a CDS encoding T9SS type A sorting domain-containing protein, which translates into the protein MKNLLLALALLLSGSAWAQPYLIGNRSITFFDPARNRNIGTNLYYPGVTSGSNAVVLPGQWPVLVMGHGFLMGTGSYSNIWQYFTPRGYIVALPTTEGGLPPNHGAFGLDLAFVAQALQAANNDASSPFFGKVAPATALMGHSMGGGASFLGAANNSNIQTVVNYAAAETNPSAVTAAGSTLVPTLVFAGNNDCVTPPAQHQLPMYQALTVPCRAYVNITGASHCQFAQQDFTCGLGEIGCSAGISRSAQHAVMNDFAGLWLDHFLKGVPGALAAMIDSLSTTSRAVTDYTCLLTGVEEVTKPGLTLAPVPAVDMLRVFGAAPGAVVTVMDLTGRAVLPLRTLPQDGVLDTRDLNTGTYVLMVVEGGQRIMRSFVVAR
- a CDS encoding site-2 protease family protein, whose translation is MAATPAQAPTLRGSAALFTFRGIRVYVHWSFLLLPGYITWVGLSGGLAPRDILVMIGLVLMVFACVVLHEFGHALTAQGFGIRTRDITLLPIGGMASLERMPEEPRKEFWITVAGPAVNLVIALLAWLALALFFPGYAVPEDPEELMRPRHVAGVLLVLLFMNQWLFLFNLIPAFPMDGGRILRSLLGMFLPRDRATRIAAGLGRLLAIGFVLVAFMMRHPFLALIGVFIFFAAGAESRMVRQQTALRGVPVRDVMRTRFWAMSATATVDQAVRELLAGGDSDLLVMDGERCLGVLTRRDLIQALSEDRRHVPLGDLSPAAVQAASPDEPAHEACTKLLTGQHRCVPVEQDGRVVGVLEPENLAEYLLVREAVSAQA
- a CDS encoding universal stress protein — translated: MAHVLIPTDFSTNSLNAALYAIQLHGAEGNVFTVLNAYMLPRGAASTMWSIDDLLAKEAREGVDAFVEKLKGEHPEAAKAEIRTACEHGDLPLVVSRFAQDEDAPKLVVMGTQGASGLKEVLMGSNTADVIKHGGLPVLAVPQDARYRTPRRIVLAEDGGPVDKTTLKVLLDIARWSQAEVMIVRVVEREDDAADPGPAALYDEVMGAIPHSHHFISGENVNTALHDMADQSDADLVVVTHRQRGLFEQLFHRSTSTKLAMHTHIPMLVLQQASH
- a CDS encoding YceI family protein — protein: MNLRNILFAAASLPLLASAQERYSTRNGLISFFSETPVENIEAHNRKVSSVIDITTGAMQFAVVIKSFEFDKALMQEHFNENYMESNTFPKADFKGKVTGFGAEQLASPGEYKVTVDGDLTIHGVTRQVSHPGTITVNKDGTLKAVSDFVVKPEDHGIKIPGVVRKNIAEEIAVKVRMDYTKM
- a CDS encoding response regulator transcription factor, whose product is MRILIIEDEPAAVSRLRKLLVKCDPGVDVVADLPSVSAAVRWFKEHDAPDLAFFDVRLADGDSFEIFRRVDVPCPVVFTTAFDAHALEAFRVNALDYLLKPIQADDLGQALERAQRLRMVRDHQAMDLARPTTAAATPVRRFLIRYGEHFKVVEPDDIAYVHSLLKNTFLRTREGRDLPLDESLDKLEKQLDPSHFFRLNRQLIVNVHSIKELLAYSKSRVKVLLDPPYDDDAIVSSERSAAFKRWLAGG
- a CDS encoding response regulator — translated: MKTILLIEDDQDMRENTAEILELANYKVLRAENGRRGVELARKHNPDLVLCDIMMPELDGYGVLHLLSRDPATAETPFVFLSAKAERGDVRKGMDLGADDYITKPFEESELLNAIEGRLKRSGTFRKGFDHTAEGLHDFLDTARGVAALHEISKDRKTRQVDRKETIYHEGDELRSVFFIQKGKVRTFKINHDGKELVTGLLGAGDFLGHMAVLEGGRSNESAEALEPCELAVIPREELLALLYKDRDVSIRFIKMLSREVKESEQRLLELAYASVRQRVAQALLRLHQRYAGQDDPGLGVRISREDLATIVGTATESLIRTLGDLKDEGLINIQGRDIRIADQRRLELLANR